From Nerophis lumbriciformis linkage group LG11, RoL_Nlum_v2.1, whole genome shotgun sequence, one genomic window encodes:
- the lrrc20 gene encoding leucine-rich repeat-containing protein 20: MAEAVVNVARRINATVEEGRDHLDLSNCKLISFPDGVFKVLSSVSENIRVITLADNELKAISRKFFSTFTQLRELDLHGNVLTKLPDSLEEMTQLRSINLAKNSFSVFPDKLTEVTTLERINLEGNNITEIPLEKLSAMPALKWLNVMSNPLDANTQSALKSPHKFDILLTKES, translated from the exons ATGGCGGAGGCAGTGGTTAATGTGGCCCGCAGGATTAATGCCACAGTAGAAGAAGGAAGAGATCACCTCG ACTTGTCCAACTGCAAACTCATCTCCTTCCCTGATGGAGTCTTCAAGGTCCTCAGCAGCGTGTCTGAGAACATCCGGGTCATCACGTTGGCCGACAATGAACTGAAggccatttccaggaagttcttcTCCACCTTCACGCAGCTGAGAG AACTGGACCTGCACGGCAACGTTCTCACCAAGCTGCCCGACTCTTTGGAGGAGATGACGCAGTTGAGGAGCATCAACCTGGCGAAGAACAGCTTCTCGGTGTTCCCTGATAAACTGACCGAGGTGACCACTCTGGAGAGGATTAACCTCGAAGGGAACAACATCACCG AAATCCCCCTGGAGAAGCTGTCTGCCATGCCAGCACTGAAGTGGCTTAACGTGATGTCAAACCCTCTGGACGCAAACACTCAATCCGCTCTCAAATCTCCGCATAAGTTTGACATCTTACTGACTAAGGAGTCCTAA